The Trichoderma atroviride chromosome 5, complete sequence genome contains a region encoding:
- a CDS encoding uncharacterized protein (TransMembrane:1 (o12-36i)) encodes MASPDQPTQTGMILTTALASVVTGYVFGIYTARGYLISPALAEERRKYHNDPVESEESDVDEDDATLDHAPNWANGLDADMRQGLKFRDSGVAEKRSLMEDTSEECKLVLVVRTDLGMTKGKIAAQCSHATLACYKALARADPSSPRTQAARPLGALRPGQDRRPSQEPSRDAGAARQSPRNGAHG; translated from the exons ATGGCTTCTCCCGACCAGCCCACCCAGACGGGCATGATCCTCACCACCGCCCTCGCCAGTGTCGTCACAGGCTACGTGTTTGGCATCTATACCGCCAGAGGATATCTCATCTCCCCAGCTCTAGCGGAAGAACGTCGAAAGTACCACAACGATCCTGTCGAGAGCGAGGAAAGCGAcgtggacgaggacgatgccACACTGGACCATGCACCGAACTGGGCCAACGGGCTGGATGCGGATATGAGACAGGGGCTCAAGTTTAGAGACTCGGGAgtggcggagaagaggagcttgATGGAAGACACTAGCGAGGAGTGTAAGCTGGTGTTGGTTGTGAGGACGGATCTGGGCATGACCAAAG GCAAAATCGCTGCTCAGTGCTCTCACGCCACGCTCGCCTGCTACAAGGCCCTCGCCCGCGCCGACCCGTCCTCCCCCCGAACGCAAGCTGCTCGCCCGCTGGGAGCGCTTCGGCCAGGCCAAGATCGCCGTCCAAGTCAAGAGCCAAgccgagatgctggagctgcgagGCAAAGCCCGCGCAATGGGGCTCACGGCTGA
- a CDS encoding uncharacterized protein (TransMembrane:1 (o219-240i)), translated as MGAETAVARPPTARKSDAIVTKERRTDIATRAEREKARRIREANQAYGRGKQINTKQIKDKKLRRNLKELENKYQNAALKAKDAEILLENESGFLEAEGELERTYKVRQDEIVANVAVETAKKRFELNLDQLGPYLCDYSKNGRELLLGGRKGHIATMDWREGKLGCEIQLGETIRDVKWLHNNQFFAVAQKKYVYIYDRNGVELHCLRKHSEVTHMEFLPYHFLLATMVRIFFFFFLSFKREMGYPTNHDI; from the coding sequence ATGGGTGCTGAAACAGCCGTCGCGCGGCCTCCCACGGCCCGCAAGAGCGATGCAATTGTCACCAAAGAGCGACGAACAGACATAGCCACTCGcgcagagagagaaaaggcccGACGGATAAGGGAAGCCAACCAGGCCTATGGTCGAGGAAAGCAGATCAACACCAAGCAGATTAAAGACAAGAAACTCCGAAGGAATTTGAAAGAGCTGGAGAACAAATATCAGAATGCGGCCCTGAAAGCTAAAGATGCCGAGATCCTGCTAGAAAACGAATCCGGATTCCTCGAGGCCGAAGGAGAGCTGGAACGAACATACAAGGTCCGACAAGACGAGATTGTGGCCAATGTTGCAGTCGagacggcgaagaagcgATTCGAGCTCAACTTGGATCAACTGGGTCCGTACCTATGCGACTACTCGAAGAACGGACGAGAACTGCTGCTCGGTGGGCGAAAGGGCCACATCGCGACCATGGACTGGCGAGAGGGCAAGCTCGGATGCGAGATTCAGCTGGGAGAGACAATTCGAGATGTCAAGTGGCTGCATAACAACCAATTCTTCGCGGTGGCGCAGAAGAAATATGTCTACATATACGACCGAAATGGCGTCGAATTACATTGCCTGCGGAAGCACTCCGAAGTCACACACATGGAGTTTCTCCCATACCACTTCCTCTTGGCTACAATGGtacgaatttttttttttttttttttgtctttcaaACGAGAAATGGGATATCCAACTAACCACGATATCTAG
- a CDS encoding uncharacterized protein (BUSCO:EOG092D10DF), with product MSAVAHHHRPTTKVTNKPFKSRAASKHELRDRAKGRVPDEKGSRKTPHQQVMSKFDRRNQAKQTRLTKHREHLKETSVFSGKDAAPRIAAVIPLCADGDAKAAIQSLNSSVDIEADLSSNNLQVTVDRFKQKLQYVALERDLGACLNAASAADFVIIVLSASVEVDALGELILRSVESQGLSTLFTMVQGLDKIEPAKQRPGVMSSLKSFIMHFHPEQEKLYSIDNRQDCANLMRSLCSTTPKGIRWRDERSWMLAESVKFASNDSESTIITGVVRGKGLKADRLIQVGDWGTYQIEKIVAAPLPKQIKKKGETTVETEEEKVLEEPSEDRDDLDQLAPEDVMMDAEDDAAMSVAPSEKKGVLLDEHHYFSDEEDEATAGTKKVPKGTSKYQSAWYLDDVSDSGSDMEDMEMDDENAEEEEIGPEDGVEGFAQPEPTEAAASEYPQSEMMEPNEDEDAVQLEQYRARKRDEAEDDREFPDEVELHPNVLARERLARYRGLKSLRTSPWQEDEDRAYEPEEWRRLLQIPDYNSSRSRATREALVGGVQPGTRVHVYIKGIPTATAQSYNPNSPVTLVSLLRHENKKTVVNYLINLSSDYTASIKAKEELIAQCGPRRMVIKPLFSQSGSTPNDVHKYCRYLHPGQSAIATFMGPVTWGAVPVLFFKRTVAGTDVEGEGEGTSNAGLTLIATGTALPPSTSRVVAKRVVLAGHPYHIHKKIVTIRYMFFNREDVEWFKAMPLWTKRGRSGFFKEPLGTHGYFKATFDGRINPQDSVAISLYKRVWPRHAVPVAGPLLEAGAVAAGQAQELDGDTMME from the exons ATGTCCGCCGTGgcgcatcatcatcggcccACGACAAAAGTCACCAACAAGCCATTCAAGTCCAGGGCTGCTTCCAAGCATGAGCTGAGGGATCGCGCAAAAG GCCGAGTCCCAGACGAAAAAGGATCGCGCAAAACTCCCCACCAACAAGTCATGTCTAAATTCGACCGACGGAACCAGGCGAAGCAGACTCGCCTCACAAAGCACAGAGAGCACCTGAAGGAGACGTCGGTTTTCTCCGGGAAAGATGCAGCCCCGAGGATCGCTGCCGTCATTCCTCTTTGCGCTGATGGCGACGCCAAGGCGGCCATTCAGTCGCTGAATAGCAGCGTCGATATCGAGGCCGATCTTAGCAGCAACAACCTCCAAGTGACGGTCGACCGTttcaagcagaagctgcagtaTGTTGCTCTCGAAAGGGATCTTGGCGCTTGCTTGAACGCCGCCAGCGCTGCCGATTTCGTCATTATTGTTCTATCTGCCTCTGTCGAGGTTGACGCATTGGGAGAGCTGATTCTTCGAAGCGTCGAGAGCCAGGGCTTGTCGACATTGTTCACGATGGTACAAGGGCTTGATAAAATTGAACCAGCAAAGCAGAGGCCTGGTGTAATGAGCTCGCTCAAGTCCTTCATTATGCATTTCCACCCCGAGCAAGAGAAGCTCTATAGCATCGATAATAGGCAGGACTGTGCCAACCTCATGCGATCCCTCTGCAGCACAACCCCCAAGGGCATCAGGTGGAGGGATGAGAGGAGCTGGATGCTGGCGGAAAGCGTCAAGTTTGCATCCAACGACTCGGAATCTACAATCATCACCGGTGTAGTTAGGGGTAAAGGGTTGAAGGCGGATCGACTGATACAGGTCGGCGACTGGGGCACATATCAGATTGAAAAGATTGTTGCCGCCCCTCTACCAAAGCAAATtaagaagaaaggagagacGACGGTTGAGAccgaggaagaaaaggttcTGGAAGAGCCCTCTGAGGATCGAGATGACCTGGATCAACTCGCGCCTGAGGATGTTATGATGGACGCAGAAGATGACGCCGCCATGTCTGTGGCGCCATCAGAGAAGAAGGGTGTATTGTTAGACGAGCATCATTACTTTtcggacgaggaggatgaggcaACGGCTGGAACGAAAAAAGTACCCAAGGGAACTTCAAAATACCAGTCCGCTTGGTATCTGGATGACGTGTCGGATTCCGGCTCTGACATGGAAGATATGGAGATGGATGACGAAAAcgctgaagaggaggaaattGGTCCCGAGGATGGTGTGGAAGGCTTTGCCCAGCCTGAGCCcacagaagctgctgcttcggaATACCCCCAATctgagatgatggagcctaatgaagatgaggatgctgTTCAGCTGGAGCAGTATCGAGCACGGAAGCGTGATGAGGCTGAAGACGACAGAGAGTTCCCCGATGAAGTTGAGCTTCACCCTAATGTTCTGGCCAGAGAGAGATTGGCTCGATACCGTGGTTTGAAGAGTCTCCGAACTTCTCCTTGgcaggaagatgaggatcgAGCTTACGAACCAGAAGAATGGCGCCGATTGCTGCAGATTCCTGACTACAACTCTTCGCGCTCAAGAGCGACTCGTGAGGCTTTGGTTGGTGGTGTGCAGCCTGGAACTCGCGTTCATGTCTATATCAAGGGCATCCCAACTGCCACAGCGCAGTCCTACAACCCCAACTCCCCAGTCACATTAGTTTCTCTGCTCCGACAtgagaacaagaagactGTGGTTAACTATCTGATTAACCTCAGCTCTGATTATACTGCTtcgatcaaggccaaggaggagctgaTTGCTCAATGCGGCCCTCGAAGAATGGTTATCAAGCCTCTTTTCTCACAGTCTGGCTCGACGCCAAACGACGTACACAAGTACTGCCGATACCTACACCCTGGCCAATCGGCCATTGCCACATTCATGGGACCTGTTACGTGGGGCGCTGTTCCTGTCTTATTCTTCAAGCGGACAGTTGCGGGCACAGATGTTGAGGGTGAGGGTGAGGGCACATCAAACGCTGGCCTGACGTTGATTGCGACAGGCACGGCTCTGCCTCCTTCAACATCCCGCGTTGTTGCCAAGCGTGTCGTCCTCGCCGGCCACCCATACCACATTCACAAGAAGATTGTCACCATTCGATACATGTTCTTCAACCGTGAGGACGTGGAGTGGTTCAAGGCTATGCCCCTGTGGACCAAGCGCGGACGTAGCGGTTTTTTCAAGGAGCCTCTGGGCACTCACGGCTACTTCAAGGCGACGTTTGACGGACGTATCAACCCTCAGGACTCTGTGGCGATTAGCTTGTATAAGAGGGTTTGGCCGAGACATGCGGTCCCTGTTGCTGGGCCGTTGTTGGAAGCCggtgctgttgctgctggacaGGCGCAGGAGCTGGATGGAGATACCATGATGGAGTGA